TGACCGAGGCGTTGATTACATGTCGTTGGGTCATTCAATGATCCTTAAAACGATGTCACCCGCCGGCAGGCGCATGGCATCCGAATAGTGTGTATCCATAATGAAGATGGCACGAACTGCGCTGTATCGCTATGTCCCCGTTTGACGATGAAAAGATGAAAAGGAGCCCCAGCATAGCTAAATCCTTCGGGGAGGCGATAATGCCCTGCAGTCTTTTTGCCACAGAGCCTTTTACCATTGATGCAAGGAACCCCGTCGCGATGTTCGAAATCCAGCCAATGAATGCCGAAACCTATCGACGCCAGACGCGACGCAGCACGGTAATCATCGCTCTGATGTTCCTGGCGCTGGCGATGGTGCTGTCCACGGCAGCGGTGGCGCTGTTCGGTGAGCCCGGCGGCGACAATCTGCGTTTCAACGTTGGCGGCGTATTTGCTGCGTTGTTGCTGATGGCGGCGCTGATGCGCGGAACGTTCTGGACCCAGGAATGGATGGCGCCAGCCGTGTACGGTTGGCAGCTCAAACGCAGCTTGATGAGCATTACCAATGTCATGCACCAGGTGACGGCGGCAGTGGAGAAGGGCGATCCGAGCGCCATGAAACTGCTGCGTTTTTATCATCTGGGACTGAGCCAGATGCACCAGTTGGACGGCAATTCCAGCGACCATAGCCAGCTGACCCGTGAGATGGACCAGCACAAGGCGCGGATGGAAGCGCTGGGCATCGAGACCGAACAAACGCAATTGAACCCGGCCTGGCTTGAGGCGGTGAAGCAGACGCAGGTGTAATAATACGATCGTTGGCGATGAGCATTTTCGTGCAAATCACCTATCGTATCCGTTGATGGGTCATAGTGGTCTGAGCGCCGGCCACGGCTGGCTGGCGCTAAAAGGGCGAACGGGAAAATTCGCCATTGCATAAGGGATTCAGGGAGCGTCATGGGGCATCCGTTCGTCAAAGATCGTATTGAAAGCACCCGGCTCGCCGCGCCTTGGGTGCCCGGGCAGATTGAGTCGAAACTCAAGGTTCGATACGCAGTCTCCCTACTTGTTGCGGTGTGCCTGTCCATGACGGCCATTGTGATCGGGGAAGGCTGGAACGCGCGGCAGTATCATTTGCGCGGCAGCGAAGTGGAGATGTCCAACCTGGCGCAAACCCTGGCCTCGCAGGCGCGAGCATCGATCAAACAGGCCGACACGCTGCTGTTTGCCGTGGTGGACCGCCTTGAAAACGACGGTATGGAGCCAGCGAGAATTCCCAGGCTGCAAAGTTTGCTCCACGCCCAGCGCGGTGAACTGGCGCAGATCCATGGGCTGTTCGTTTTCGACGAAGAAGGACGCTGGCTTGCCAACTCCAATAACGCTGTGTTGCCCAATGCCAATAACTCCGACCGTGAATATTTCATCTACCACCGTGATCATCCCGACCGCGGCCCTCATATCGGTCCATCGATAAGAAGTCGCTCGACCGGTGAGTGGGTCATGACCGTGTCACGCAGGATCAATCACGCCGATGGGCGGTTTGCCGGCGTGGTGGCGGCTTCGATCTATCTCAAACATTTCCTGGACTTGTACAACAGCATCGACATGGGCAATAACGGGGTGGTCAATCTGATCGCCGATAACGCCACCATCGTCGTTCGCCGCCCGTTCAAGGAAACCGATATCGGCACCAGCATCGCCAAGGGGCCGCTGTTTACCCAGTTGTTGCCCAAGGGCGATTTCGGTACGGCAATCGTCAAATCCTACGTGGACGGGGTGGAGCGGGTGGTGGGGTTTCGGCGGGTCGAGGGTTATCCGCTTATCGTTTTTACCGCGCTCGACAAGGAAGAAGTCCTGGCCAGCTGGCGGCAGGAGGCAATGCTCAGTGCGGGCATCGTCTCATTGCTGCTGGGGTTTCTGGGCGTTCTCGGCTATCGCCTGATCCGTGTCATGAAGCAGCAGAATCATATTCAGAACGAATTGCTGGAGGCTCAGGAAAAACTCATTGAGGTCAACCACAGCCTCAAATTGCTGGCTCTGGAGGATGCACTGACCGGGCTTTCCAACCGGCGTCAATTCGACCTGTTCATCCTGGCGGAAATGGGCCGTGCCAGACGTACCCACACCAGCCTTGCGTTGCTGATGATCGATGTCGATCATTTCAAGAGTTTCAATGATCACTACGGTCATTTGGCGGGCGATGAGTGTTTGCGCAAGATCAGCACCATCATCACCGACAACATCCAGCGCCCCGGCGATCTCGCTGCCCGCTTCGGTGGTGAGGAGTTTACGGTGGTGCTGCCCGGCACCGATTATGTGGGGGCGTTTTTGGTGGCGGAAAAGATCCGTCGCGCGGTTCAGCAAATGGACATCAAGCATAGTGGCAGCCCCGAAGGCCTCGTCACGGTCAGCCTGGGGGTCTGTGCCTACAACCAGACGGCGCAGAGCGAGCCCGAAGATTTGATCGGCGCAGCAGACAAGGCGCTGTATGTGGCCAAGGCCAGTGGCCGGAACATGAGCGTCATTGCCAACTGAACTCAACCAGACCGGTTACTGCCCTGAACGAGTCGGGTGCCGCAATCTCCATAACCGGATCAGTCGCAGGTAGATCAGCACGTTGATCGCCAGTACCACGCTGCCCAGCCCCAACTGAATCGTGGGTGTCAGCCCGGCCGGATAAATAATCGGCCACACGTAATGTTCAATAAAACCGCCGCCATAACCGGTTTGCCCGGCTGCATGGCGCATGAGGTTTTCCCATTCGGTCAGTGGGCACGACAGGTGGAAAACTTCCACGATCACGCCCCACACGGCGGCGGGCAGGTGCCACCAGGCCAGGTGGTGCCATTTGAGCACCAGCAGCCCGCCGAACAGCACGAACAGAATGAACAGCAAGTGAGACAGCACCAGCCCGTCGGCGGCGATTCGGTAAAGCATGTCGACTTCCTGACGCGTTATGTGAATCGCTCCATGGTACTCGGGCTGGGCGCGTGTGCTCTATCGATTGCTGTTCTCAAGCACTGCCAGTACTTCTTTCAAACGCACCGCCGTGGCTTCGCTGCTACGTTGCATCGGCGCGCGCAGCTCGTCGTGGATCAACCCTTCAAGGGCCAGGGCGGTTTTCACCGGGGCGGGATTGGGCTCGATGAACAGGCTGTGGATCAACGGCAGCAACTGGAAGAACGTCGTCCGGCCATCCGCTAACCGGTTGTCGCGAAGCTGCTGATACAGCCTCACGAACAGCTCGGGATGAACATGGGCCGAGGCGGCAATCGCGCCTTTGGCACCGAGGCACAAAGCACCGAATATCTGGTGGTCTTCACCGCACAGCACGTCGACTTTGCCGCTGCAGAGCAGCGCAAGGGTGGTGGCTGGATTACCGCCGCAGTCCTTGATCGCGACGATCCGCTCGTGGCGGACGATCCGCAGCAAGGTCGCCTGCTCGAAGGCTATGCCGGTGCGATAGGGAATGTCGTAGAGAATCACCGGGACGCTGGAAGCATCGGCGACGGTCTTGAAAAACGCTTCGAGGCCGGCCTGGGAAGGGCGGATGTAGTACGGCGGTGGAACCAGCAAACCCGCCAGGGCACGTTTCAGGATTTCGCCTTGAAATTGCAGCAATTCGGCAAGGTTGTTGCCGGCCAGACCCATGACTACACGTTCTGGTGCAACCCGTTCCAGCACCGCATCGAGCACTGCCAGTTGCTCATGTTTGCCCAGCGCTGCGGCTTCCCCGGTGGTGCCGCAGACCACAATGCCATCAACGCCTTTTTCCAGCAGATGACTGACCAGCCGCCGCAACCCTTCGAAGTCGATCGCGCCATTGTGAAACGGCGTAACGATGGGAACCCAGATACCTTGAAACGATGACATGCACTTTCTCCTGAAGGTTGACCGATTTCGTCACCGTCAGAAGCGTAGAAGGAAGTCAGCAAGAAGGAGGGAGTGTCCGCCGCGCTCAATGTCCTGTCAGCTCATCTGACGGGACAGCGCGCCCCGGTCACATGAGCGACTGTTTCTTCGATTTAAGGGCGTGCGCAACGCAACCTTGCGCCTTGGCATTCAAGCCAATGACGACAGTGTTGAGATTGAAGGTTGCGGACATGGTTGCTTACACCCTGAATGAGGTGCTCAGTTTTAAAAGTCGGCGCGATATTTGTCAATCTCGAAAATCAGCACTGGTTGCGTGCAAGTGCGCAAGATTGTTCAAGCCATCCACCGTGACTGCTGGCACAGTCTGGGGTCTTTCCCTGGTTGCAGAGCGTTATGTCCAACTCACTCCTGCCGCGCAGTGCATTCCTTCGCGGTGCCGTGGCCATCATGCCGTTGTCCCTGGCGACCGCGCCTTGGGGGTTGCTGGCCGGCTCCATGGCCATCGAGGCCAATCTCACTCCGCTGCAAGGTCAGGGGCTGTCGAGCATCGTGTTTGCCGGCGCAGCTCAATTGGTCGCCATCGGCATGCTCAAGGGCGGCGCCGGGGTCTTTTCGATTCTGTTGACCACGCTGTTGCTGACCTCCCAGCATTTGCTTTACGGGATGAGCATGCGTTCGGTGATTTCCCCGTTGCCGGGCCGCTGGCGTGTGGGGCTGGGTTTTTTGCTCACCGACGAGTTGTTCGCCCTGACCAGCCAGCATGACAAACAGCAGTTCAATCGTTGGTATGCCCTGGGCGTGGGCCTGACGTTTTACATCGCGTGGAACCTCTTCACCCTGGCGGGCATTGTGCTGGGCAGCAGCATTCCGGGCCTTGAACACCTGGGGTTGGATTTCTCTATCGCGGCGACCTTTATCGCCTTGATCACACCAGTGGTGCGCAACGTTCCGACGGTAGTCTGCGTGGCGGTCTCGCTGTTCTGTTCGGTGCTGTTCAGCTATTGGCAATGGGGCTCGGCCCTGGTGTTGTCAGGGTTGGCGGGCATGACCGCAGGCTTTATCTGCAACAAACTCTACGTGGGGCGCACATGATGGTCTGGGCTGTGATTATCGGGATGGGCCTGCTGGTGTTCCTGAACCGCTACGTATTTCTCGAGCCTCGGCTGCCGGTGCGCTTGAGCAGCAATGCCCGGCAGTTCCTCGGTTTCGCGGTGCCGGGCATGCTCACGGCGATTTGCGGACCGATCGTGTTCATGCCCGACAAGCAGCTGAACCTGCAATGGGACAACCCCTACCTGATCAGTTCGCTGGTGGCCGTGGGCCTGGTACTTTACACCCGCAATACGTTGCTCAGCATGTTGTTGAGCATGGGTTTTTTCTTTTTGCTGCGGTGGTGGCTGTGAGTTGTCCGGGGCGAAACTGAACTACGCTTAACGGATGATCCCTTGAGGACGGGAGGTGGACATGGCCACTGAACCAAAGCGTCCAGACCTGGATGAAGACACCGATGAACCCACGCAAGAAGAGATCGAGCGGCAGAGGCGTTCGACGCCGGACTGGAAGCACCCCGACGACGGTAAAGAACTGTCGGACCGTGACCAGGAGCGCCCGTTGAAACCCTGATCGGTCTGCACATGCCCAAAAGCCCCGCCATTGATGGCGGGGCTTTTTAATTTCCGATGCCTGAAATGCAATCACCTGTGGTAAGGCAATGTGCCGTTGCAGACAGAGAAATGTACCGGGAAATACAGTCTGTTGAGCCACTGTTGCTGGGTAAACACAGGCTGTTCCCCGTCATGAGCTTATGCATAAATAGAATTTAAAATTGCACCTGTAAGCGCGTTATGGTCTATAAAAATAACCCTTCAGGAGCCCCTGATGAATCTGTCCCGATACCTGCGCGGTCTGTTGGCCAGCGCCCTGTTTGCCGCGCCTTTGACCTACGGCGCCGACCCCGTGGTGTTGCACGTCGGCGATCAGAACTACTACAACATTCGCGCCTCGGTGGAGGCTTCAGGGGTGCTGCAAGGAGCGCCCTATACCGTCGACTGGAAGCACTTCCAGGCCGCTGCGCCGCTGGCCGAAGCGCTGAATACCGGCGCGTTGGACCTGGGTTTTCTCGGTGATTCAGGTTTTCTGTTTCTGGCCGCCAAACAGGCACCGGTCAAGCTGATCGGCGTGTCGCGGCAGAACCCGGACACCATCGCCTTGCTGGTACCCAAGGATTCGCCGGTCAAAACCATCGCCGACCTCAAGGGCAAGAAAGTCGCTTACTGGCCCGGCGCCTGGAGCCAGCAGTTGACCTTGCGCGCTCTGGAGCAAGCCGATTTGCCGGAGAACTACGTCGACTTCATCAAACTGATGCCAATCGACGCCGCTGCCGCGTTACCCCAAGGCAGCATCGACGCGTTTCCGGTCTGGGAACCCTACATTTCCCAGCAGATACTGTTCTCCGGCGCCCGACCGATTCTCACCGCCAAAAACCTGATGCCCGGTCTCAGCGCCATCGCCGCCTCGACGCCTTCGATCGACAGCAAACGCGAAGCCATTGCCGACTTCCTGGTGCGCCTGAAAAAGGCCCGGGCCTGGGTCGACAATCACACCGACGAGTACGCCGATCTCTGGGCGAAGAAGGCCAACCTGGACCAGAACGTGTCGCGCCTTTGGCTGCGTCAGGCCCACATGACCGTCGGCCCGGTGGATCAGCAGGCTGCGGTGGATCTGCAAAGCACCGCGGACTTCCTGTTCAAGGTCAAGGCATTGCCGGCCGCCCTGGCGACGGCACCGATTATCGACAGCTCGTTCCGGCAGGCACTGGCGCAATAACCGAAAATGGAAGGCATAACGCGAATCCGGGAGCGGGCGCCGGAACCAAACACTGTGTACCCTTATCCAACCTCGGCTTGCAGCGATCTGCGGGCCGGTCAAGGGATGAATGGGCGAGGGGTTTTTGCCATTAAACGTAATGACCGCAAGGTCTGGTCCAAGGCAAAACATGAAGCAGCTGGTCAAGGTTCTCTCCGCGTTCGCCATCGCAGTCGGCCTGTTTGGCTGCATCGCCGCGCCCATTGAAATGACGCCGCAGACGCAACAGGGGCTGCGCACTCAAGCGCCCATCCGCTTTCTGCTGACCTTCGACGACGGGCCCAGCGCGTCCGGTTTTTACAACCCGACGGTCACCGTGCTCGACAGCCTCGCGCGCAATCCGCTGCAACCCGACATTAAAGCGGTGTTCTTCGTACAGACCCGTGACTCACGCGCCGGCGGCAGTGAGGCAGGTCGACAGATCATGCGTCGCGAACACGCCGAAGGTCACTTGCTGGGCTTCCACACGGCCACGCGCCGGCACACCAACCATCGTTCTCTGGACCCGGAAGCACTGGAACAGTCGCTCACTGATGGCAGCGCAGATATTGCCGCGATCACTGGCGCGTTGCCGACCCTGGTGCGCCCGCCGTTCTGGAACTACGACAAGCGCACCTTCGCGGCCTATCAACAGCATGGCATGCACGTACTGCTGACCGACCTGAGCGCCAATGACGGCAAGATCTGGGGCTTCAACGCCAGCCCCCGTCGGCGGGCCAACCTGCTGCGGCAACTGTCCGAAGTCCGCGAGCGCATTGCCCTCGGTGAGTTGCCGACGGTGGACGGGGTGATTCCGGTGGTGGTGACTTTTCACGACCTGAATCGCTACACCGCCCGGCATACCCGCGAATACCTGCAAATCCTCCTCGACAGTGCCAGTGCCACCGGCTTGGTCACAGCCCAGAAAGCCTTTTACGACGACACGGCAGCACTGCAGCAGGCGGCCATGGCGCGTACTGTCCGGGACAGTTCAGAGGCGGTGGAGTTGCCAGGGATCTGGAACTGGTTATGGGGCGCAGATACCCACTGAGCGATGTCGGACGATTGATTGTGTAGCAGCTGTCGAGCTTGCGAGGCGGCTATAGAACTCGCTGGCGTGTTGCGCAAGTTGAACTATTCTCAGTGGATCCAATCGCGAAACCATCCAGGGGAGGCATCCGCCATGGTTCAACTTGCGCAGCTTTGCCAAATTGTGGAGTCCGGTTTCAAACCGCTGTCCTGCGAATGCACCGTGAATCACGATGAAACATTGCGGATCAAGGTCTTCGATCGCACCAGCGGACGGATTGAGCTGTTGATCACCGGTGTATCGCCCGAAGAATTGACCAGTGTCCGCGATATTTCCAACCTGATCGGCGAACTTCGCACCGAAATGCGCGCCGGTCGCAGAGCTCTCGCCGGTGTCATGGCCTAGAGTCTGTCGCGCGGCAGCAGTTCATCAATCATCTGCAAACAATGATTCAACCCCGGCGATACATCGCCCACGCGCCTGCTGAGGATGATCGGCGAGGTGGCGTTGTCTTCCAGCACCGGTGTGAAGCCGATATCGTCGCGGTGCAGCAACTGCACTGAGGCCGGGACCAACGTCACCCCGATTCCCGCACCCACCAGGCCGATTGCTGTTTGCAATTCGTTGGTCCATTGCGCCACGTTGATGTGTACGCCATAGGATTCAAACAACGCGATCACGTGGTCGGCGTAGCTGGGGCGCGGGTTGCCGGGGTAGAGCACGAAGGGTTCTTTTGCCAGTTCACGAAGGCTGATGGGCCCGGCCAGTAATGGATGGCCGGCGGGGAGGGCGGCGACCAGTCGGTCTTCAGTCAAAACAGTCTGGATGATCGCCGGGTCGTCGATGCGGATTCGCCCGAAACCAATATCAATGCGCCCCGCCTTGAGCGCCTGCACCTGTTGCAACGTGGTCATTTCCGAGAGCCCCAACTCGAGCGCCAGCGGCTCACCGCTGCGCAGTCGGCGGATCAGTTCCGGCAGCACGCCATAGAGGGTCGATGGCGCAAAGCCGATGCCCAGCCAGGTCTTTTCGCCCAGGCCAATCCGCCGCGTGTTGTCGCAGACCTTGCCCAACTGCTCGAGCAGGGCGGTGGAATGTTCATGGAAAAACCGCCCGGCGTCGGTCAGCTTTAGCGGTCGGCCGCGTTCCAGCAGCAGTACCCCGAGTTCATCTTCCAGCTGCTGGATCTGCCGGCTCAGCGGCGGTTGGGCGATGTGCAGCAGTTCGGCGGCGCGGGTGAAGTTGAGGGTTTGAGCCAACACCTGAAAATACCGCAGGTGACGCAGTTCCATGGGGGCCTCCGAACGTCAATCTGTTGAATACCTTTAAGGTATCGAGTCAGACCAATTCTATATTGGCTTCCCGAAAAAAGCCGTACCAGAATCGGTTCCAGAACTTTAAGAACCTGACGGGTATCGCGACATGCTTGCAACAGCCATTGAATCGATCGAGACGATCATCGTCGATCTGCCGACCATTCGCCCGCACAAGCTGGCGATGCACACGATGCAGAACCAGACCCTGGTGATCATTCGTGTGCGCTGTGCCGATGGCATTGAGGGTGTCGGTGAGTCGACCACCATTGGCGGTCTGGCCTACGGCAACGAAAGCCCGGACAGCATCAAGACCAATATCGACAAGCACTTCGCGCCACTATTGATTGGCCAGGACAGCGGCAATGTGAATGCCGCGATGTTGCGCCTGGAGCGCAGCATTCGTGGCAACACCTTCGCCAAATCGGGTATCGAAAGCGCCTTGCTCGACGCCCAGGGCAAGCGCCTGGGCCTGCCAGTCAGCGAGTTGCTTGGCGGCCGGGTTCGCGACGCGCTGCCAGTGGTCTGGACCCTGGCCAGCGGCGACACCGCCAAAGACATCGCCGAAGCGGAAAAAATGCTCGACCTGCGCCGCCATCGAATCTTCAAACTGAAAATCGGCGCCGGCGAGGTCAACCGCGACCTGGCCCACGTCATTGCGATCAAAAAGGCCTTGGGCGATCGCGCCAGCGTGCGGGTCGATGTCAATCAGGCCTGGGACGAAGCGATCGCGCTACGGGCCTGCCGGATTCTCGGAAGCAACGGTATCGATCTGATCGAACAACCGATCTCGCGCAACAACCGTGCCGGCATGGTGCGTCTGAATGCCATGAGCCCGGCGCCGATCATGGCCGATGAGTCCATCGAATGCGTAGAGGACGCCTTCAACCTGGCGCGCGAGGGCGCCGCTTCGGTATTCGCCCTCAAAATCGCCAAGAACGGCGGCCCACGCGCCGTGCTGCGAACCGCCGCGATTGCCGAGGCGGCCGGTATCGGCCTGTACGGTGGCACCATGCTCGAAGGCGGCATCGGCACGCTGGCCTCGGCCCATGCCTTTGTCACGCTGAACACACTGGGCTGGGACACCGAGCTGTTCGGCCCGCTGCTGCTCACCGAAGACATCCTCATCGAGCCATTGGTCTACCGCGATTTCCAACTGCACGTCCCGTCAACACCGGGGTTGGGCCTGAGCCTGGACGAAGAGCGCCTGGCGTTTTTCCGCCGGGATAAGACAACCACTGCCGTTCATCAAGCCTGAGGAGGGCATCATGCTGTTTCACGTAAAAATGACTGTGAATTTACCGGTCGACATGAACCCGGAACGCGCCGCTCAGCTCAAGGCCGACGAAAAAGCCCTGGCCCAGCGCCTGCAAGAGCAAGGCAAGTGGCGTCATCTGTGGCGCATCGCCGGGCTCTATGCCAATTACAGCGTGTTCGATGTCGACAGCGTTCAGGAACTGCACGACCTGCTGATGCAATTGCCGCTTTACCCGTACATGGCGATCGAAGTCACCGCGATGTGCCGGCATCCTTCTTCCATTCGCGAGGATGACCGCTGAACCCAGCCTGTTCAGTTC
This genomic stretch from Pseudomonas wuhanensis harbors:
- a CDS encoding AzlC family ABC transporter permease, whose amino-acid sequence is MSNSLLPRSAFLRGAVAIMPLSLATAPWGLLAGSMAIEANLTPLQGQGLSSIVFAGAAQLVAIGMLKGGAGVFSILLTTLLLTSQHLLYGMSMRSVISPLPGRWRVGLGFLLTDELFALTSQHDKQQFNRWYALGVGLTFYIAWNLFTLAGIVLGSSIPGLEHLGLDFSIAATFIALITPVVRNVPTVVCVAVSLFCSVLFSYWQWGSALVLSGLAGMTAGFICNKLYVGRT
- a CDS encoding ABC transporter substrate-binding protein; translated protein: MNLSRYLRGLLASALFAAPLTYGADPVVLHVGDQNYYNIRASVEASGVLQGAPYTVDWKHFQAAAPLAEALNTGALDLGFLGDSGFLFLAAKQAPVKLIGVSRQNPDTIALLVPKDSPVKTIADLKGKKVAYWPGAWSQQLTLRALEQADLPENYVDFIKLMPIDAAAALPQGSIDAFPVWEPYISQQILFSGARPILTAKNLMPGLSAIAASTPSIDSKREAIADFLVRLKKARAWVDNHTDEYADLWAKKANLDQNVSRLWLRQAHMTVGPVDQQAAVDLQSTADFLFKVKALPAALATAPIIDSSFRQALAQ
- a CDS encoding muconate cycloisomerase family protein, with product MLATAIESIETIIVDLPTIRPHKLAMHTMQNQTLVIIRVRCADGIEGVGESTTIGGLAYGNESPDSIKTNIDKHFAPLLIGQDSGNVNAAMLRLERSIRGNTFAKSGIESALLDAQGKRLGLPVSELLGGRVRDALPVVWTLASGDTAKDIAEAEKMLDLRRHRIFKLKIGAGEVNRDLAHVIAIKKALGDRASVRVDVNQAWDEAIALRACRILGSNGIDLIEQPISRNNRAGMVRLNAMSPAPIMADESIECVEDAFNLAREGAASVFALKIAKNGGPRAVLRTAAIAEAAGIGLYGGTMLEGGIGTLASAHAFVTLNTLGWDTELFGPLLLTEDILIEPLVYRDFQLHVPSTPGLGLSLDEERLAFFRRDKTTTAVHQA
- a CDS encoding DUF3087 family protein codes for the protein MFEIQPMNAETYRRQTRRSTVIIALMFLALAMVLSTAAVALFGEPGGDNLRFNVGGVFAALLLMAALMRGTFWTQEWMAPAVYGWQLKRSLMSITNVMHQVTAAVEKGDPSAMKLLRFYHLGLSQMHQLDGNSSDHSQLTREMDQHKARMEALGIETEQTQLNPAWLEAVKQTQV
- the dapA gene encoding 4-hydroxy-tetrahydrodipicolinate synthase, giving the protein MSSFQGIWVPIVTPFHNGAIDFEGLRRLVSHLLEKGVDGIVVCGTTGEAAALGKHEQLAVLDAVLERVAPERVVMGLAGNNLAELLQFQGEILKRALAGLLVPPPYYIRPSQAGLEAFFKTVADASSVPVILYDIPYRTGIAFEQATLLRIVRHERIVAIKDCGGNPATTLALLCSGKVDVLCGEDHQIFGALCLGAKGAIAASAHVHPELFVRLYQQLRDNRLADGRTTFFQLLPLIHSLFIEPNPAPVKTALALEGLIHDELRAPMQRSSEATAVRLKEVLAVLENSNR
- a CDS encoding LysR family transcriptional regulator — protein: MELRHLRYFQVLAQTLNFTRAAELLHIAQPPLSRQIQQLEDELGVLLLERGRPLKLTDAGRFFHEHSTALLEQLGKVCDNTRRIGLGEKTWLGIGFAPSTLYGVLPELIRRLRSGEPLALELGLSEMTTLQQVQALKAGRIDIGFGRIRIDDPAIIQTVLTEDRLVAALPAGHPLLAGPISLRELAKEPFVLYPGNPRPSYADHVIALFESYGVHINVAQWTNELQTAIGLVGAGIGVTLVPASVQLLHRDDIGFTPVLEDNATSPIILSRRVGDVSPGLNHCLQMIDELLPRDRL
- a CDS encoding DUF2784 domain-containing protein; this translates as MLYRIAADGLVLSHLLFILFVLFGGLLVLKWHHLAWWHLPAAVWGVIVEVFHLSCPLTEWENLMRHAAGQTGYGGGFIEHYVWPIIYPAGLTPTIQLGLGSVVLAINVLIYLRLIRLWRLRHPTRSGQ
- a CDS encoding polysaccharide deacetylase family protein, which encodes MKQLVKVLSAFAIAVGLFGCIAAPIEMTPQTQQGLRTQAPIRFLLTFDDGPSASGFYNPTVTVLDSLARNPLQPDIKAVFFVQTRDSRAGGSEAGRQIMRREHAEGHLLGFHTATRRHTNHRSLDPEALEQSLTDGSADIAAITGALPTLVRPPFWNYDKRTFAAYQQHGMHVLLTDLSANDGKIWGFNASPRRRANLLRQLSEVRERIALGELPTVDGVIPVVVTFHDLNRYTARHTREYLQILLDSASATGLVTAQKAFYDDTAALQQAAMARTVRDSSEAVELPGIWNWLWGADTH
- a CDS encoding AzlD domain-containing protein, producing MVWAVIIGMGLLVFLNRYVFLEPRLPVRLSSNARQFLGFAVPGMLTAICGPIVFMPDKQLNLQWDNPYLISSLVAVGLVLYTRNTLLSMLLSMGFFFLLRWWL
- a CDS encoding DUF1652 domain-containing protein, with the protein product MVQLAQLCQIVESGFKPLSCECTVNHDETLRIKVFDRTSGRIELLITGVSPEELTSVRDISNLIGELRTEMRAGRRALAGVMA
- a CDS encoding sensor domain-containing diguanylate cyclase, with protein sequence MGHPFVKDRIESTRLAAPWVPGQIESKLKVRYAVSLLVAVCLSMTAIVIGEGWNARQYHLRGSEVEMSNLAQTLASQARASIKQADTLLFAVVDRLENDGMEPARIPRLQSLLHAQRGELAQIHGLFVFDEEGRWLANSNNAVLPNANNSDREYFIYHRDHPDRGPHIGPSIRSRSTGEWVMTVSRRINHADGRFAGVVAASIYLKHFLDLYNSIDMGNNGVVNLIADNATIVVRRPFKETDIGTSIAKGPLFTQLLPKGDFGTAIVKSYVDGVERVVGFRRVEGYPLIVFTALDKEEVLASWRQEAMLSAGIVSLLLGFLGVLGYRLIRVMKQQNHIQNELLEAQEKLIEVNHSLKLLALEDALTGLSNRRQFDLFILAEMGRARRTHTSLALLMIDVDHFKSFNDHYGHLAGDECLRKISTIITDNIQRPGDLAARFGGEEFTVVLPGTDYVGAFLVAEKIRRAVQQMDIKHSGSPEGLVTVSLGVCAYNQTAQSEPEDLIGAADKALYVAKASGRNMSVIAN
- the catC gene encoding muconolactone Delta-isomerase, which gives rise to MLFHVKMTVNLPVDMNPERAAQLKADEKALAQRLQEQGKWRHLWRIAGLYANYSVFDVDSVQELHDLLMQLPLYPYMAIEVTAMCRHPSSIREDDR